The Bacillus sp. Marseille-Q1617 genome has a segment encoding these proteins:
- a CDS encoding YibE/F family protein, with product MHVLVNKIKSMSYIHLFILFLTSFLFAGSLYFVHHNQAFYDRPIAEVKNAKVEQTTEMEDMNGNKDRRHTQQISAIVKNGEHKGKTILLTNEYSSSGAYDQPYKPGNELFVSIDKKQENPNALTGAIEDVKRDKYLMIIAWVFILLLLIVGKKQGLFSLITLGVNAVILSFALDAYIKTEGISLLVVCSLGVIVFTGISLLFVNGFNEKTYAAVVSTLITTFLTLLISYVVVRLNSGNGLRYEEMQFLTRPYEAVFLAGILVGCLGAVMDVAITLSSSIFGLYEKNPAIQVKALTKSGFEIGRDIMGTMTNILFFVYISGAIPMLILFFKNASPLGFTLTMNLSLEMARALSGGIGIVLTIPIAIFTSIFFVKRKKAAL from the coding sequence TTGCATGTACTTGTAAATAAAATTAAAAGCATGTCTTACATACATTTATTCATCCTTTTCCTTACCAGCTTCCTGTTTGCCGGCTCGCTCTATTTCGTCCATCATAATCAGGCGTTTTATGACCGTCCCATTGCGGAAGTGAAGAATGCAAAAGTCGAACAAACGACTGAGATGGAGGATATGAACGGAAATAAAGACCGGCGTCATACTCAGCAGATCTCGGCAATAGTGAAAAACGGTGAACACAAAGGGAAGACGATTCTATTAACAAATGAATATTCATCATCAGGCGCCTACGATCAGCCGTATAAACCCGGGAACGAATTATTCGTCTCGATCGACAAGAAGCAAGAGAATCCCAATGCGCTGACCGGTGCGATCGAAGATGTCAAACGGGATAAGTACCTCATGATCATCGCGTGGGTCTTCATCCTTCTGTTACTGATTGTTGGAAAGAAACAGGGCCTGTTCTCACTGATCACCCTTGGAGTGAACGCGGTGATCCTGTCGTTCGCCCTGGATGCCTACATTAAAACCGAGGGTATCAGCCTGCTGGTCGTTTGCAGCTTAGGCGTCATTGTATTCACCGGCATCTCACTGTTATTCGTAAATGGCTTCAATGAGAAAACCTATGCGGCGGTGGTGTCCACCCTTATCACAACGTTCCTTACACTCCTGATCAGTTATGTTGTCGTGAGGCTTAACTCAGGCAATGGACTCCGCTATGAGGAAATGCAATTTTTAACCCGGCCCTATGAGGCGGTTTTCCTGGCAGGGATATTGGTAGGCTGCCTCGGTGCGGTCATGGATGTAGCCATCACCCTGTCGTCATCCATCTTCGGGCTCTATGAAAAGAATCCAGCCATCCAGGTCAAGGCGTTGACGAAGTCTGGGTTTGAAATCGGACGGGATATCATGGGCACGATGACCAATATCCTGTTTTTCGTCTATATCAGCGGGGCGATCCCGATGCTCATATTATTTTTCAAAAATGCTTCGCCGCTCGGGTTCACCCTTACCATGAACCTTTCACTCGAAATGGCGAGGGCATTGTCAGGGGGAATCGGTATCGTGCTGACGATCCCGATTGCAATCTTCACTTCCATCTTTTTTGTGAAACGAAAGAAGGCGGCGTTATGA